The following are from one region of the Rhizobium sullae genome:
- a CDS encoding GH1 family beta-glucosidase yields MIDPKTLAARFPGDFTFGVATAAFQIEGASKADGRKPSIWDAFCNMPGRVYNRHNGDVACDHYNRLEQDLDLIKEMGVEAYRFSIAWPRIIPDGTGPVNEAGLDFYDRLIDGCKARGIKTFATLFHWDLPLTLMGDGGWTARSTAYAYQRYAKTVMARFGDRLDSVATFNEPWCIVWLSHLYGVHAPGERNMQAALHAMHYMNLAHGLGVEAIRAEAPKVPVGLVLNAMSVMPGSQSEADFAAGERAHQFHNGAFFDPVFKGDYPKEFVESLSDRMPIIEDGDLKIISQKLDWWGLNYYTPLRVADDPAKNGDFPWTVEAPRVSDVKTDIGWEVYAPGLKHVVEDLYRRYELPECYITENGACYNMGVVNGEVDDQPRLDYYSDHLAVVADLIKDGYAMRGYFAWSLMDNFEWAEGYKMRFGLVHVDYDTQVRTVKKSGKWYRELASQFPKGNHKVA; encoded by the coding sequence ATGATCGATCCTAAGACACTCGCCGCCCGTTTTCCGGGCGATTTCACCTTTGGCGTCGCGACGGCTGCCTTTCAGATCGAAGGCGCTTCCAAGGCTGATGGCCGCAAGCCGTCGATCTGGGATGCCTTCTGCAACATGCCGGGTCGTGTCTATAACCGCCACAATGGCGACGTCGCGTGCGATCATTACAACCGGCTCGAACAGGACCTTGACCTGATCAAGGAGATGGGCGTCGAGGCCTATCGCTTCTCGATCGCCTGGCCGCGCATCATTCCGGATGGCACCGGGCCTGTGAACGAAGCCGGACTCGATTTTTACGATCGTCTCATCGACGGTTGCAAGGCGCGCGGCATCAAGACCTTTGCAACACTTTTTCACTGGGATTTGCCGCTCACGCTCATGGGCGACGGCGGCTGGACGGCGCGTTCCACGGCCTATGCCTATCAGCGCTACGCGAAGACCGTCATGGCGCGTTTTGGTGACCGCCTCGACAGCGTCGCGACCTTCAACGAACCATGGTGCATCGTGTGGCTCAGCCACCTCTACGGCGTCCACGCCCCGGGCGAGCGCAACATGCAGGCAGCGCTTCACGCCATGCACTACATGAACCTTGCGCACGGACTTGGAGTCGAGGCGATCCGTGCCGAGGCGCCGAAGGTGCCGGTCGGCCTAGTGCTGAACGCAATGTCCGTCATGCCGGGATCGCAAAGCGAGGCGGATTTCGCCGCCGGCGAGCGCGCGCATCAGTTCCACAATGGTGCTTTTTTCGATCCCGTCTTCAAGGGAGATTATCCGAAGGAGTTCGTGGAATCGCTCAGTGATCGCATGCCCATCATCGAAGATGGAGATTTGAAGATCATCAGCCAGAAGCTCGATTGGTGGGGGCTCAACTACTACACACCGCTGCGTGTTGCCGACGACCCGGCGAAGAACGGCGATTTCCCCTGGACGGTCGAAGCGCCGCGTGTGAGCGATGTGAAGACGGATATCGGTTGGGAAGTCTATGCGCCCGGTCTCAAGCACGTCGTCGAAGACCTCTATCGTCGCTACGAACTGCCGGAATGCTACATCACGGAGAACGGTGCCTGCTACAACATGGGTGTGGTCAACGGCGAGGTCGATGACCAGCCGCGTCTCGACTACTACAGTGATCACCTTGCTGTCGTCGCCGATCTCATCAAGGACGGCTACGCGATGCGCGGCTATTTCGCCTGGAGCCTGATGGACAATTTCGAATGGGCGGAGGGCTACAAGATGCGTTTCGGCCTCGTCCACGTCGATTACGACACCCAGGTCCGCACCGTGAAGAAGAGCGGCAAATGGTACCGGGAGCTGGCAAGCCAGTTTCCCAAGGGTAACCATAAGGTCGCTTGA
- a CDS encoding Gfo/Idh/MocA family protein codes for MAIEGSTEQAREPRIRLGMVGGGAGAFIGAVHRIAARIDDQYELIAGALSSTPEKATASGRDLGLDPSRTYASYREMAIREAKLKNGIEAVSIVTPNHVHYDAAKEFLRRGIHVICDKPLTSNLADAKKLKKVADESGALFILTHNYTGYPMVRQAREMIANGELGDIRIVQAEYPQDWLTEPVEQTGAKQAVWRTDPAQSGAGGSTGDIGTHAYNLASFITGLELDSLAADLDSFVEGRRLDDNAHVLLRFKAKGKEKPAKGMLWCSQVAPGHENGLKIRVYGTKGGFEWVQADPNYLWYTPFGQPKRLITRNGAGSGAAAARVSRIPSGHPEGYLEAFATIYTEAAHAINAHKKGKAVDKAVVYPTVDDGVKGVAFVEACVASSKRNGAWVKV; via the coding sequence ATGGCAATTGAAGGATCAACGGAACAGGCGCGCGAGCCGCGCATCCGCCTCGGCATGGTCGGCGGCGGGGCGGGCGCCTTCATCGGCGCCGTGCATCGGATAGCGGCCCGCATCGACGACCAGTACGAACTCATCGCAGGTGCGCTGTCGTCGACACCGGAAAAGGCGACCGCATCGGGCCGCGACCTCGGGCTCGATCCGTCGCGCACTTACGCGAGCTACCGGGAAATGGCGATCCGCGAGGCGAAGCTGAAGAACGGCATCGAGGCGGTCTCGATCGTCACGCCGAACCATGTTCACTACGATGCCGCCAAGGAATTCCTGCGCCGGGGCATCCACGTCATCTGCGACAAACCGCTGACCTCCAACCTCGCCGATGCAAAGAAGCTGAAGAAGGTCGCCGACGAGAGTGGCGCGCTGTTCATCCTGACGCACAACTACACCGGCTATCCGATGGTCCGCCAGGCGCGCGAGATGATTGCCAATGGCGAACTCGGTGACATCCGCATCGTGCAGGCCGAATATCCGCAGGACTGGCTGACCGAACCTGTCGAGCAGACCGGCGCCAAGCAGGCCGTCTGGCGCACCGACCCGGCGCAGTCGGGTGCGGGCGGTTCGACCGGCGATATCGGCACGCATGCCTATAACCTTGCCTCCTTCATCACCGGCCTCGAACTGGATAGCCTCGCTGCCGATCTCGATAGTTTCGTCGAAGGCCGCCGCCTGGACGACAATGCTCACGTGCTTTTGCGCTTTAAGGCAAAAGGCAAGGAGAAGCCGGCCAAGGGCATGCTCTGGTGCAGTCAGGTGGCGCCCGGCCATGAAAACGGCCTGAAGATCCGCGTCTACGGCACCAAGGGCGGCTTCGAGTGGGTGCAGGCGGATCCGAACTACTTGTGGTACACGCCGTTCGGCCAGCCGAAGCGGCTGATCACCCGCAACGGCGCGGGTTCAGGTGCCGCCGCTGCTCGCGTCTCACGCATTCCGTCCGGTCATCCGGAAGGCTACCTCGAAGCCTTCGCGACGATCTACACGGAGGCGGCGCACGCCATCAATGCGCACAAGAAGGGCAAAGCGGTCGACAAGGCCGTGGTTTATCCAACTGTCGATGACGGCGTGAAGGGGGTTGCCTTCGTCGAGGCCTGCGTTGCTTCATCGAAGCGGAATGGCGCTTGGGTGAAGGTCTGA
- a CDS encoding sugar phosphate isomerase/epimerase family protein yields the protein MKTIKGPGLFLGQFAGDAAPFNSWDSITKWAADVGYKGVQVPTWAGQLIDLKKAASSKDYCDEFAGKARENGVEVTELSTHLQGQLVAVHPAYDEAFDGFAAPEVRGNPKARQEWAVEQVKMALTASKHLGIKAHATFSGALAWPFIYPWPQRPAGLVETAFDELARRWKPILDHADAQGVDVCYEIHPGEDLHDGVTYEMFLERVGNHPRANMLYDPSHYVLQCLDYLDNIDIYKDRIKMFHVKDAEFNPTGRQGVYGGYQGWVERAGRFRSLGDGQVDFGAVFSKMTANNFDGWAVVEWECALKHPEDGAREGADFVKAHIIRVTEKAFDDFAGSGTDQAANRRMLGL from the coding sequence ATGAAGACGATCAAAGGGCCTGGCCTGTTCCTCGGGCAGTTTGCGGGCGACGCCGCGCCTTTCAACTCATGGGATTCAATCACCAAATGGGCGGCTGATGTCGGCTACAAGGGCGTGCAGGTTCCGACGTGGGCTGGTCAGCTGATCGATCTGAAGAAGGCTGCCAGCTCCAAGGATTATTGCGACGAATTCGCCGGCAAGGCGCGCGAGAATGGTGTCGAGGTCACCGAGCTTTCGACCCATCTCCAGGGTCAGCTGGTAGCCGTGCATCCGGCCTATGACGAGGCCTTCGACGGCTTTGCCGCACCGGAAGTGCGCGGCAATCCGAAGGCGCGGCAGGAATGGGCAGTCGAGCAGGTGAAGATGGCGCTGACGGCCTCCAAGCATCTCGGTATCAAGGCGCATGCCACCTTTTCCGGCGCGCTTGCCTGGCCCTTCATCTATCCGTGGCCGCAGCGTCCAGCCGGTCTTGTCGAAACGGCCTTCGATGAGCTTGCCCGCCGCTGGAAGCCGATCCTCGACCATGCCGATGCCCAAGGCGTCGATGTCTGCTATGAGATCCATCCGGGCGAAGACCTGCATGACGGTGTGACCTATGAGATGTTCCTGGAGCGCGTCGGCAATCATCCGCGCGCCAACATGCTCTACGACCCGTCGCACTATGTCCTGCAGTGCCTCGATTATCTGGACAACATCGATATCTACAAGGACCGCATCAAGATGTTCCACGTCAAGGATGCGGAGTTCAATCCGACCGGGCGTCAGGGCGTCTATGGCGGTTACCAAGGCTGGGTCGAACGTGCCGGCCGCTTCCGCTCGCTCGGCGACGGCCAGGTGGATTTCGGCGCCGTCTTCTCGAAAATGACCGCCAACAATTTCGACGGCTGGGCCGTTGTCGAATGGGAATGCGCGCTGAAGCATCCGGAAGACGGTGCGCGTGAAGGCGCCGATTTCGTCAAGGCACACATTATCCGCGTCACCGAGAAGGCCTTCGACGATTTTGCCGGCAGCGGCACGGACCAAGCGGCGAACCGCCGCATGCTCGGGCTCTGA
- a CDS encoding substrate-binding domain-containing protein, whose protein sequence is MRKRIMGLAVAAMAVLTGVSYAQDKKVTIGVSIPAADHGWTAGVVFHAERVAKLLMAEHPGLNVIVKTSPDAASQANAVQDLATQGIDALVILPSDPDPLVNAIKEIKDAGKFVALVDRAPSNNDDSVRDLYVAGNNPALGEVAGKYIKENTPDAEVVVIRGLPIPIDQQRQDGFDKGIAGSNVKVLDRQYGNWNRDDAFKVMQDYLTKYQKIDVVWCQDDDMAVGVLQAIEQAKRTDIQYVIAGAGSKDMVKKVMDGDKLIPVDVLYPPAMVGTAMEMTAANFYDQVPVRGTYILDATLVTKDNAKDFYFPDSPF, encoded by the coding sequence ATGCGTAAACGAATTATGGGGCTGGCCGTCGCCGCCATGGCGGTCCTCACGGGCGTCTCGTACGCCCAGGACAAGAAGGTAACGATCGGCGTTTCAATTCCAGCAGCCGACCATGGCTGGACTGCTGGCGTCGTGTTTCATGCGGAACGCGTGGCCAAGTTGCTGATGGCCGAGCATCCAGGCCTCAACGTTATCGTCAAGACCTCGCCGGATGCTGCAAGCCAGGCAAACGCCGTGCAGGATCTTGCCACGCAGGGCATCGACGCGCTGGTCATCCTGCCGTCGGATCCGGATCCGCTCGTCAACGCCATTAAGGAAATCAAGGACGCCGGCAAGTTCGTGGCGCTCGTTGACCGTGCGCCGAGCAACAACGACGATTCCGTTCGTGACCTCTACGTTGCCGGCAATAACCCGGCGCTCGGCGAAGTTGCCGGCAAGTACATCAAGGAAAACACGCCGGATGCGGAGGTCGTCGTCATCCGCGGCCTGCCGATCCCGATCGACCAGCAGCGCCAAGACGGCTTCGACAAGGGCATCGCCGGTTCGAACGTTAAGGTTCTTGATCGCCAGTACGGCAACTGGAACCGCGACGACGCCTTCAAGGTCATGCAGGACTATCTGACGAAGTATCAGAAGATCGACGTCGTATGGTGCCAGGACGACGACATGGCAGTCGGCGTGCTGCAGGCCATCGAGCAGGCCAAGCGTACGGACATACAGTATGTCATCGCCGGCGCCGGCTCTAAGGACATGGTCAAGAAGGTCATGGATGGCGACAAGCTGATCCCGGTCGACGTTCTTTATCCGCCGGCAATGGTCGGCACGGCGATGGAAATGACGGCTGCGAATTTCTACGATCAGGTCCCTGTCCGCGGCACCTACATTCTCGACGCAACGCTCGTTACCAAGGATAACGCCAAGGATTTCTACTTCCCGGATTCTCCGTTCTAA
- a CDS encoding ABC transporter permease: MSASEESSEKESRRRLWRDVDLRAVAPFAALALLLVVGALVNPNFIGITNLANVATRSAFIAIIAVGATFVISAGDLDLSVGSMVAFVASLMILFMNSGAIADPALMLTAAVVLTIVIGASCGLANGLITTVGKIEPFIATLGTMGVYRGLTTWLSQGGAITLREPELQTLYRPAYFGSILGVPVPIAVILAVTGVAAFVLYRTRYGRHVVAVGSSSDVARYSGIAVNRVRTIAFVIQGLCVAIAVLLYVPRLGSTSATTGILWELQAITAVVVGGTALKGGAGRVWGTICGAFILELVGNIMLLSNFISEYLIGAIQGAIIIIAMLVQRSLVRKP, encoded by the coding sequence ATGAGTGCAAGTGAGGAAAGCAGCGAAAAAGAAAGTCGGCGCCGATTGTGGCGCGATGTCGATCTTCGGGCGGTCGCGCCCTTTGCGGCATTGGCTTTGCTTCTCGTGGTTGGCGCGCTGGTCAATCCGAATTTCATCGGCATCACGAACCTTGCAAACGTCGCGACGAGAAGCGCTTTCATTGCCATCATCGCGGTCGGCGCGACCTTCGTGATCTCTGCGGGCGACCTGGACCTTTCCGTGGGGTCGATGGTCGCTTTCGTCGCCAGCCTGATGATCCTGTTCATGAATTCCGGAGCGATCGCCGATCCGGCGCTGATGCTGACGGCTGCTGTCGTGCTTACGATTGTGATCGGCGCGTCATGCGGGCTCGCGAACGGTCTCATCACCACCGTCGGCAAGATCGAGCCTTTCATCGCGACGCTTGGCACCATGGGCGTCTATCGCGGCTTGACCACCTGGCTTTCGCAGGGCGGGGCCATCACGCTGCGCGAGCCTGAACTGCAGACGCTCTACCGTCCGGCCTATTTTGGCTCCATCCTCGGCGTGCCGGTTCCGATCGCCGTGATCCTTGCCGTCACCGGCGTTGCAGCCTTCGTCCTCTACCGCACCCGCTATGGGCGGCATGTCGTGGCGGTCGGCTCCAGCAGCGATGTGGCGCGTTATTCCGGCATCGCCGTCAACCGTGTGCGTACCATCGCCTTCGTCATCCAGGGCCTGTGCGTAGCCATCGCCGTGCTTCTCTACGTGCCGCGGCTTGGCTCGACATCGGCGACGACCGGCATCCTCTGGGAGTTGCAGGCGATCACCGCCGTGGTGGTCGGCGGCACGGCGCTCAAGGGTGGCGCGGGCCGGGTCTGGGGCACGATCTGCGGCGCCTTCATTCTCGAACTCGTCGGCAACATCATGCTGCTTTCGAATTTTATCAGCGAATACCTGATCGGTGCCATCCAGGGGGCGATCATCATCATCGCCATGCTGGTTCAGCGGTCGCTGGTGCGCAAACCGTGA
- a CDS encoding sugar ABC transporter ATP-binding protein, with amino-acid sequence MGPETVDDGAVVLSARRISKSFSGVQVLFSVNFDLRAGEIHALMGENGAGKSTLVKILSGFEEPSSGEILLDGKPVKLPPNGAAEALGIVIIHQEFNLAEHLTVTESLFLGREVTRLGVLDRKYMRAEARRVLDLLGSHVDVNAQISTLSIADKQMVEIAKAISRNARIVFMDEPTAVLSREEINSLFKQVRKLRDKGTSFVFVSHKLDEVMELTDRVTVLRDGQWVKTSPTSILDGESIAQLMVGRELSSLYPAKHEPNVDEVIVLSVKSVSTHYVRDASFEVRRGEIFGFSGLIGSGRTELMEAIMGLRSRSAGEVTVNGQSVPAHDVHAANRAGLAYMTKDRKSKGLLLNSGMIANLTLQSLDKHGRFGYLSAASEASAMARARRRFDIRVRDGNIVAGRMSGGNQQKLLLAKVMEIEPQIIIIDEPTRGIDVGTKQQIYHFISALARDGHSIIVVSSEMPEVIGLCTRIAVMREGRVVGILEGDEISEQEIMRYAAGLKKKIAA; translated from the coding sequence ATGGGTCCGGAGACCGTCGACGACGGCGCGGTGGTGCTGTCCGCAAGGCGAATTAGCAAGTCGTTCAGCGGCGTGCAGGTCCTTTTCAGCGTCAATTTCGATCTTCGCGCCGGCGAAATCCATGCGCTGATGGGCGAAAACGGTGCCGGCAAATCCACCCTCGTCAAGATCCTTTCCGGTTTCGAAGAGCCAAGCTCCGGCGAAATCCTGCTCGACGGCAAGCCGGTGAAGCTGCCGCCCAATGGTGCCGCCGAAGCGCTCGGCATCGTCATCATCCATCAGGAATTCAATCTCGCCGAACATCTGACCGTCACCGAGAGCCTGTTTCTCGGCCGCGAGGTCACGCGTTTGGGCGTCCTCGACCGCAAGTATATGCGTGCTGAAGCGCGGCGTGTCCTCGATCTTCTCGGCTCGCATGTCGACGTGAATGCGCAGATCAGCACGCTCTCGATCGCAGACAAGCAGATGGTGGAGATCGCCAAGGCGATCAGCCGCAATGCGCGGATCGTGTTCATGGACGAGCCGACCGCCGTGCTCTCTCGCGAGGAGATCAACAGCCTGTTCAAACAGGTGCGCAAGCTTCGCGACAAGGGAACGAGTTTCGTTTTCGTTTCCCACAAGCTTGACGAAGTCATGGAGCTGACGGACCGGGTCACCGTGCTGCGCGATGGCCAATGGGTGAAGACCTCGCCCACCTCCATCCTAGACGGTGAATCGATCGCCCAATTGATGGTCGGGCGCGAACTCTCCAGCCTATATCCTGCCAAGCATGAGCCCAATGTCGACGAAGTGATTGTTCTCAGCGTCAAGTCCGTATCGACCCACTATGTCCGTGATGCGAGTTTCGAGGTCCGGAGGGGCGAGATCTTCGGCTTTTCCGGCTTGATTGGCTCCGGCCGCACCGAGCTTATGGAGGCGATCATGGGTCTGCGCTCGCGCTCGGCTGGCGAAGTCACGGTCAACGGGCAGTCCGTGCCCGCGCACGATGTTCATGCCGCAAACCGCGCGGGCTTGGCCTATATGACCAAGGACCGCAAATCTAAGGGACTGCTTCTCAATTCCGGCATGATCGCCAATCTTACGCTGCAATCCTTGGACAAGCATGGCCGGTTTGGCTATCTGAGCGCCGCGAGTGAAGCCTCTGCGATGGCGAGAGCGCGCCGCCGCTTCGACATTCGTGTCAGGGACGGCAACATCGTTGCCGGCCGCATGTCCGGTGGCAACCAGCAGAAATTGCTTCTGGCCAAAGTCATGGAGATCGAGCCGCAGATCATCATCATAGACGAGCCGACCCGCGGCATCGATGTCGGCACCAAGCAGCAGATCTACCATTTCATTTCGGCTCTGGCCCGTGATGGCCATTCGATCATCGTGGTCTCTTCGGAGATGCCGGAGGTGATCGGACTTTGCACGCGTATTGCCGTGATGCGCGAAGGGCGGGTCGTTGGCATTCTGGAGGGTGATGAAATCTCCGAACAGGAAATCATGCGCTACGCGGCGGGATTGAAAAAGAAGATTGCTGCCTGA